The Bacteroidales bacterium genome contains a region encoding:
- a CDS encoding PQQ-like beta-propeller repeat protein has product MITKIFRRSIYILLCISAFSSAIAQDWPQYLGPNRNSMSAQKGLLRTWPQQGPEVLWTTEVGIGFGGPVVKGGKAYLLDRDDKVGDKMRCFDLATGKELWSFSYDAPGSVMFPGSRSVPAVDGNRVYSCGPYGDLYCIDINTHKPIWNKNVWTDYGGAKIPTWAISQCPMVYGDLLILASQAPQAGVVAYDKLTGKVKWATPSLGPVGYVSPAIVKVGKEDHVVMITASAGRGESASGGKVVGIDPITGKILWEYGNWQCSIPAPSAVDAGEGKMLITGGYNAGSSMIKVEKKADGTYNVTELFKNPDFGAHTQPPVLVNGYFYAQYSTNERKDGLVCMGMDGKVKWITRRAPLFDKGGMILADGLLLVTDGSSKVYLIEPDPTAFKAISSSELLKGDSGDQRFPTQNWAPLALADGKLLIRDQSRLMCVKVVK; this is encoded by the coding sequence ATGATAACAAAAATTTTTCGCAGAAGTATATACATTCTTTTATGCATTAGTGCATTTAGTTCTGCCATTGCTCAAGACTGGCCACAATATCTTGGTCCCAACAGAAACAGCATGTCTGCTCAGAAAGGTCTTCTACGCACATGGCCGCAGCAGGGTCCGGAAGTGCTTTGGACAACTGAAGTTGGCATCGGTTTTGGCGGTCCTGTTGTTAAAGGAGGGAAGGCCTATTTGCTTGACAGAGATGACAAAGTTGGGGATAAGATGAGATGTTTTGACCTTGCAACCGGTAAGGAACTCTGGAGTTTTAGTTATGATGCTCCCGGATCTGTAATGTTTCCCGGATCACGAAGCGTACCTGCTGTAGATGGCAACCGGGTTTATTCATGCGGACCTTATGGAGACCTTTATTGCATTGATATCAATACACATAAACCAATATGGAATAAGAATGTCTGGACTGATTATGGCGGGGCAAAAATCCCTACCTGGGCAATAAGCCAGTGTCCTATGGTTTACGGTGATCTGCTTATCCTGGCTTCACAGGCTCCTCAGGCTGGTGTTGTGGCTTACGATAAACTGACTGGAAAAGTTAAATGGGCAACCCCATCTCTCGGACCTGTTGGTTATGTAAGCCCTGCAATTGTAAAAGTTGGAAAAGAAGACCACGTTGTAATGATAACAGCTTCAGCTGGTCGCGGAGAAAGCGCCAGTGGCGGTAAAGTAGTTGGAATAGACCCAATTACAGGCAAAATTCTCTGGGAATATGGAAACTGGCAATGCTCAATCCCTGCCCCGAGTGCCGTTGACGCAGGTGAAGGAAAGATGCTGATCACCGGAGGATATAATGCAGGATCATCAATGATAAAAGTTGAGAAAAAGGCTGATGGCACCTACAATGTTACAGAACTTTTCAAGAATCCTGATTTTGGTGCACACACACAGCCTCCTGTTCTTGTTAACGGTTATTTCTACGCTCAGTATTCAACAAACGAAAGAAAAGACGGTCTGGTTTGTATGGGAATGGACGGAAAGGTAAAATGGATAACACGCAGAGCACCCTTATTTGATAAAGGTGGTATGATCCTGGCTGATGGTTTGTTGCTTGTCACAGATGGCAGCAGTAAGGTATATCTAATTGAGCCTGATCCGACAGCCTTTAAAGCGATCTCTTCTTCTGAACTACTTAAGGGTGATTCAGGCGATCAGAGGTTCCCGACACAGAACTGGGCACCGCTTGCATTAGCTGATGGTAAACTTCTTATCCGCGATCAGAGCCGTCTGATGTGTGTTAAAGTTGTAAAATGA